In Cutaneotrichosporon cavernicola HIS019 DNA, chromosome: 1, one DNA window encodes the following:
- the ALI1 gene encoding uncharacterized protein (Respiratory-chain NADH dehydrogenase, 30 Kd subunit) has product MAAARSSLAALRCLRTRPAVRTLRTSAVLAQQPSAAPFKEPTGVNPALVTAKVNTPLHEFGQYLTTCLPKYIQQFSVYKDELTVYVAPSALVQTLTFLRDHTNCQYKQVVDITAVDYPTREKRFEVVYNLLSVAHQSRIRVKTYADEVDPVPSAVPVYNGANWYEREVYDMYGVFFEGHPDLRRILTDYGFEGHPLRKDFPLTGYSEVRYDEEKKRVVYEPLQLTQAFRNFADSASPWEQVGPGTESTPENYKIPPPPPPEEKK; this is encoded by the exons ATGGCCGCTGCTAGGTCCTCGCTCGCTGCGCTCCGGTGCCTCCGCACCCGCCCCGCCGTGCGGACACTGCGCACCTCGGCTGTCCTTG CCCAGCAGCCATCTGCCGCGCCGTTCAAGGAGCCGACCGGCGTCAACCCCGCCCTCGTCACGGCAAAGGTCAACACGCCGCTGCACGAGTTTGGACAGTACCTCACCACGTGTTTGCCCAAGTACATCCAGCAGTTTAGCGTGTACAAGGACGAGCTTACTGTCTACGTTGCGCCGTCGGCTCTCGTCCAGaccctcaccttcctccgcgaccACACCAACTGCCAGTACAAGCAGGTAGTGGACATTACTGCTGTCGACTACCCCACGCGCGAGAAGCGTTTCGAG gtcGTCTACAACCTCCTCTCGGTCGCGCACCAGTCGCGCATCCGCGTCAAGACCTACGCCGACGAAGTCGACCCCGTCCCCTCCGCCGTCCCCGTCTACAACGGCGCCAACTGgtacgagcgcgaggtcTACGACATGTACGGTGTCTTCTTCGAGGGCCACCCTGACCTCCGCCGCATCCTCACCGACTATGGCTTTGAGGGCCACCCTCTCCGCAAAGACTTCCCGTTGACCGGATACTCCGAGGTCCGctacgacgaggagaagaaaCGCGTCGTCTACGAACCTCTCCAGCTCACCCAGGCATTCCGCAACTTTGCCGACTCGGCATCGCCTTGGGAGCAGGTTGGCCCGGGTACCGAGTCGACGCCCGAG aaCTACAAGATcccgcccccgccgccccccgaggagaagaagtaG
- the prh1 gene encoding uncharacterized protein (Helicase associated domain (HA2) Add an annotation) has translation MPPVPPASTKGKGKAVAFFSDDEDFGDAGSPVPLATNGRKRKHEPNGTANGIDTGKKKMKKKKKAKAKAGKDTEADRARIAGELLLKRYELPFYQGRRNILDEIIKNDTVVIMGETGCGKSTQLGQLLRRHSIALGHWPRGPSVAITQPRRLPTISLAGRVAAEMGVALGAEVGYSVRFEDVTSRDTRVRFLTEGVLMRELANAQQFGKGESKLANGVSEEKPKGKGNAKQLVNGTNGTNGIEEEALNLLLRYDVVVIDEAHERTLNTDFLLGCLRKIQAVRKEMGRPLKVVIMSATLDPKKFTDFFDGCPALHVPGRMYDVATSHVKTPVDDFIEAAADAVMMIHNRKPSPKGEALVFMPGSDEIETLVALLRRRANELPPDAEGLQVLPLYAALPPTAQAKIFAPVPPKTRRVVVSTNVAETSLTIPGIAFVVDSGFRKEKEYIHRASGAIEHLRKTPISQASAWQRTGRAGREMPGECLRLYTEAAFKKMSAFDTPEIQRCNLSNAVLQLIAMRQDPFTFAYLDPPSRDAVAAAFRSLAGLGAISGPTVITERGRDMLRYPLEPEHARILLASFESGCASEVIDVLSLVVAGQVFVDRGDARDSAAAARAKFVHRDGDHLTGMNVLRAFMALREDGAEGAKEQGVGAWCRANHVNGRTLAQAVRIRAQLRDLATRFGRDPNASCGAETAAVGAALLAGLFMNTAVIQADGSYRQTAGALVVKIHPSSVLAGKKVPAIVYDELAITSAIYARGVSAFDQGLLSDIPWFRAAARPVERRAV, from the exons ATGCCGCCAGTACCGCCAGCCAGCACCAAGGGAAAGGGCAAGGCCGTCGCGTTCTTctcagacgacgaggattTCGGAGATGCCGGGTCTCCTGTGCCCCTCGCGACGAACGGGCGCAAGCGCAAACATGAGCCGAACGGTACCGCGAACGGGATCGACAcgggcaagaagaagatgaagaagaagaagaaggccaaggccaaggccggcaAGGACACCGAAGCTGATCGCGCACGTATCGCAGGCGAACTGTTACTCAAGCGGTACGAGCTCCCGTTCTACCAGGGTAGAAGGAACATCCTGGACGAGATCATCAAGAATGACACTGTGGTT atcATGGGCGAGACGGGCTGCGGCAAGTCGACACAGCTGGGCCAGCTCCTACGGCGCCACAGCATTGCGTTGGGCCACTGGCCGCGCGGGCCCAGCGTCGCCATCACCCAGCCGCGCCGGTTACCAACCATTTCGCTGGCCGGTCGGGTTGCCGCTGAGATGGGCGTCGCGTTAGGTGCAGAGGTCGGCTACAGCGTGCGTTTCGAGGACGTGACAAGCCGTGACACGCGTGTCCGTTTCCTCACCGAGGGCGTGTTGAtgcgcgagctggccaaCGCGCAGCAGTTTGGCAAAGGCGAGAGTAAGCTCGCCAACGGCGTCTCAGAAGAGAAGCCGAAGGGGAAGGGCAACGCCAAGCAGCTTGTGAACGGCACAAACGGCACGAACggcatcgaggaggaggccctcaacctcctcctccggTACGACGTCGTCGTAATCGACGAGGCCCACGAACGTACCCTCAACACCGACTTCCTGCTCGGTTGCCTACGCAAGATCCAGGCTGTGCGGAAAGAGATGGGCCGTCCCCTCAAAGTTGTGATCATGAGTGCTACCCTCGACCCCAAGAAGTTTACCGACTTCTTTGACGGCTGTCCGGCCCTCCATGTCCCTGGGCGAATGTACGACGTCGCGACGAGCCACGTAAAGACGCCAGTTGACGACTTTATCGAAGCCGCAGCCGACGCTGTGATGATGATCCATAACCGCAAGCCCTCCCCGAAGGGGGAAGCACTGGTGTTTATGCCAG gctcggacgagatcgagacCCTCGTCGCACTTCTGCGCAGACGGGCAAACGAGCTCCCCCCCGATGCTGAGGGCCTACAAGTCCTCCCTCTCTACGCTGCCCTCCCCCCAACTGCCCAGGCCAAGATCTTCGCCCCAGTCCCACCCAAAACCCGACGCGTGGTCGTATCGACCAACGTGGCCGAAACGTCCCTCACTATCCCCGGGATCGCTTTTGTGGTGGACAGCGGATTCCGAAAGGAAAAGGAATACATCCACCGCGCCTCGGGAGCTATTGAGCACCTACGCAAAACCCCGATCTCGCAAGCTTCAGCATGGCAACGTACAGGTCGAGCGGGACGCGAGATGCCCGGCGAGTGTTTGCGCCTGTACACGGAAGCGGCATTTAAGAAGATGTCTGCCTTTGACACGCCCGAAATCCAGCGCTGCAACCTCTCCAACGCGGTACTCCAACTCATCGCGATGCGGCAGGACCCATTCACGTTCGCGTACCTCGACCCGCCATCTCGCGACGCCGTGGCCGCGGCTTTCCGTTCTCTAGCTGGGCTTGGGGCGATCTCGGGACCCACAGTCATCACAGAAAGGGGGAGGGATATGCTCCGATACCCTCTCGAGCCGGAACATGCGCgtatcctcctcgcctctTTCGAGAGCGGTTGTGCGTCCGAGGTTATCGATGTGCTGTCTCTCGTGGTCGCGGGCCAAGTCTTTGTGGATAGGGGTGACGCGCGCGATTCGGCTGCCGCCGCACGGGCAAAGTTCGTCCACCGGGATGGCGACCATTTGACGGGCATGAACGTTTTGCGGGCGTTCATGGCGCTCAGAGAGGACGGCGCCGAAGGTGCCAAGGAGCAAGGGGTTGGGGCGTGGTGTCGTGCCAACCACGTTAATGGACGTACGCTGGCCCAGGCCGTACGGATTCGGGCTCAACTCCGCGACCTGGCTACCCGGTTTGGGAGGGATCCCAACGCCAGTTGCGGAGCCGAGACTGCCGCTGTTGGGGCTGCTTTGCTCGCAGGCCTGTTCATGAACACGGCCGTCATCCAGGCCGACGGGAGTTATCGGCAGACTGCCGGTGCTTTGGTGGTCAAGATCCACCCGAGCAGTGTATTGGCCGGGAAGAAAGTGCCTGCTATCGTTTATGACGAGTTGGCTATCACTTCCGCCATCTACGCACGGGGCGTTAGTGCGTTCGACCAGGGTTTGCTCAGTGACATTCCGTGGTTCCGCGCTGCGGCGCGGCCTGTCGAGCGTAGGGCTGTTTAG
- a CDS encoding uncharacterized protein (Mitochondrial ribosomal protein subunit) — protein MSFQQLLKRSRFAVHDPLVTRVYASNTSSQRHGGDFGLKSPVNRPRMSRYIRLGKAISGWRSGEEEARFMAQWADGSIPWASKADRRLKPASILSPYTESTPEPEAVVSVLPNVDAMNDAEFQSYLQDIRARRSELRETVFSEMDVAADEATLPHAAAKGIARDSAAADFQVEQTQKDLKRSTKTIQPRPHRLHGLQYSSAPAAGAALHGRAIPGRALDRVNVYGQRSSFRALEGTNAEWVVGLGGLTATGGSGVSRVTDKASLSQFDYSRERPERGIAKFSVTEATVEAPPKVLALGVAGKRWLEQPHFSGARRPAPLQTFRFDLRVNEDAGATDASGERILPGSAEWVAREPSRGLTEAEGAMGLLGGPRAKRPSLASHRTSTRAQSDTIDSLLARIAGSAGGR, from the coding sequence ATGTCGTTCCAGCAGCTGCTCAAGCGCTCGCGTTTCGCGGTCCACGACCCCTTAGTCACCCGCGTGTATGCGAGCAACACTTCTTCCCAACGCCACGGCGGCGACTTTGGTCTCAAGTCGCCTGTCAACCGTCCCCGTATGTCGCGCTACATCCGTCTCGGCAAGGCCATCTCGGGCTGGCGTtctggcgaggaggaagcgcgGTTCATGGCCCAGTGGGCAGACGGTAGCATTCCATGGGCGTCCAAGGCCGACCGGCGACTCAAGCCCGCCTCCATTCTTTCCCCCTATACCGAGAGCACTCCCGAGCCAGAGGCGGTCGTTTCGGTCCTGCCAAACGTGGACGCGATGAACGACGCCGAATTCCAGTCGTACTTGCAGGACATTCGGGCGCGCCGTTCCGAGTTGAGGGAAACGGTGTTTTCCGAGATGGACGtggcggccgacgaggctACTCTTCCCCACGCGGCGGCTAAGGGGATTGCGCGTGACTCGGCGGCTGCAGACTTCCAAGTCGAGCAGACGCAGAAGGACCTCAAGAGGTCGACCAAGACAATCCAGCCTAGACCCCACCGCCTGCATGGTCTGCAGTACTCTTCCGCTCCGGCCGCCGGGGCTGCCTTGCACGGCCGCGCTATTCCGGGCCGCGCGCTTGACCGCGTCAATGTCTACGGACAGCGGTCTTCCTTCCGTGCCCTGGAGGGCACTAACGCCGAGTGGgttgtcggccttggcggcctcaCTGCAACTGGCGGAAGTGGCGTCTCGCGCGTGACCGACAAAGCCAGCCTCTCGCAGTTTGACTactcgcgcgagcggccCGAGCGCGGCATCGCAAAGTTCTCCGTCACCGAGGCGACCGTCGAGGCGCCGCCCAaggtcctcgccctcggcgtggCCGGTAAGCGGTGGCTTGAGCAGCCGCACTTTTCGggcgcgcgtcgtccgGCCCCGCTCCAGACATTCCGGTTCGACCTGCGGGTTAACGAGGATGCTGGCGCAACTGATGCTTCGGGAGAGCGTATCCTCCCAGGATCGGCCGAGTGGGTTGCGCGCGAGCCGTCGCGTGGTCTTACCGAGGCTGAGGGGGCTATGGGCTTGCTTGGGGGGCCGCGAGCTAAGCGGCCGTCGCTGGCTTCGCACCgtacctcgacgcgcgcgcagagCGATACCATCGACTCGTTGCTTGCACGTATCGCTGGCTCGGCTGGCGGGAGGTAG
- the ARO7 gene encoding uncharacterized protein (chorismate mutase) — translation MMNYTPHAGAKVADILALENIRRQLIRLEDTIIFLVIERAQFAHNPKIYEVGAFKEEMGFEGSWLDWFLLETERTCAKARRYTSPDEHPFTPIEQLPKPIITPQKYPALLHEPAARHPSVNVNHRILDFYVNHLVPGITEASPGSPRRTANGTVSNPINPLDDGNYGSAATRDVEALQAISRRIHFGMFVSESKFLAAPHDFIPHILSNPPNTEALAGLITKPEVEAKLLIRLANKARVYGCEMDADGRVIPIPDQELGLRGKIDVDQIVRLYRDWVIPLTKDVEVDYLLHRLDGVSQEQIDKWMAGAKVNGK, via the exons ATGATGAACTATACGCCGCACGCGGGCGCAAAGGTGGCCGAcatcctcgcgctcgaAAATATCAGGCGGCAGCTCATCCGTCTTGAGGACACGATCATTTTCT tggTCATCGAGCGCGCACAGTTTGCACACAATCCCAAGATCTATGAGGTGGGCGCGTTCAAGGAAGAGATGGGTTTCGAAGGGTCTTGGCTGGACTggttcctcctcgagacggAGAGGACTTGTG CCAAGGCGCGTCGTTACACGAG ccccGACGAGCACCCCTTCACACCCATCGAGCAGCTGCCCAAGCCCATTATCACGCCGCAAAAGTACCCCGCGCTGCTGCACGAGCCAGCTGCCAGGCACCCCAGCGTCAATGTCAACCACCGCATCCTCGACTTTTACGTCAACCACCTCGTGCCCGGCATCACCGAGGCGTCGCCGGGATCACCGCGGCGCACAGCCAACGGAACCGTGAGCAATCCCATCAACCcactcgacgacggcaacTACGGCAGTGCCGCGACGCgtgacgtcgaggcgctaCAGGCGATTTCGCGGCGTATCCACTTTG gcATGTTCGTCTCCGAGTCCAAGTTCCTCGCTGCGCCCCACGACTTTATCCCCCAcatcctctccaacccACCCAACACTGAGGCGCTGGCTGGCCTGATCACCAAGCCCGaagtcgaggccaagctgcTCATTCGCCTGGCCAACAAGGCGAGGGTTTACGGCTGCGAGATGGATGCGGATGGGCGcgtcatccccatccccgaCCAGGAGCTGGGGCTGCGCGGCAAGATCGATGTCGACCAGATCGTCCGCCTCTACCGCGACTGGGTGATCCCCCTAACCAaggatgtcgaggtcgactaCCTCCTGCACCGGCTGGACGGAGTGTCGCAGGAACAGATTGACAAGTGGATGGCTGGAGCAAAGGTCAACGGCAAGTAG
- a CDS encoding uncharacterized protein (Basic region leucine zipper), whose translation MYSDLPPHLQSLNLLPSTSSPPSSGLSGDTDDLWDFLNADVFSSGFGTAPAAWESKVDKSTEAVAATPADEKPAVESKETPAATTAPTLESFLAAFANETIPAIPPSFVFSLPSALTPSAPSNTAAPTPAPGADDDDEEPERVTGAKRLKQLGASPAEVEEDKRRRNTEASARFRAKKKERERALDDRAKQLEQQVATLTAEKASLEKENNLLKFVLVNTHGVAPGGDGLQAAVAALGKRKQDQRD comes from the exons ATGTACTCCGACCTTCCGCCCCACCTCCAGagcctcaacctcctcccgtcgacgtcgtcccCGCCCTCATCGGGCCTCTCAGGAGACACCGATGACCTCTGGGACTtcctcaacgccgacgtcttctcctccggCTTCGGCACAGCCCCAGCTGCCTGGGAGTCCAAGGTTGACAAGTCGACAGAGGCTGTTGCTGCCACCCCCGCCGATGAGAAGCCTGCCGTTGAGAGCAAGGAGACTCCCGCTGCAACGACCGCTCCAACCCTCGAGTCGTTCCTCGCCGCGTTTGCCAACGAGACTATCCCTGCCATTCCTCCCAGCTTTGtcttctccctcccttctGCTTTGACACCTTCCGCGCCCTCAAACACCGCAGCACCGACGCCCGCACCaggcgccgacgacgatgacgaggagccaGAGCGTGTGACCGGCGCCAAGCGCCTGAAGCAGCTGGGCGCGTCGcccgccgaggtcgaggaggacaagcgCAGGAGGAACACTGAGGCTTCCGCGCGCTTCCGTGCaaagaagaaggagcgcgagcgtgccCTAGATGATCGTGCCA agcagctcgagcagcaAGTGGCTACCCTCACTGCGGAGAAGGCGTCgctggagaaggagaacAACCTGCTCAAGTTTGTGCTTGTCAACACCCACGGTGTTGCCccaggaggagacgggCTGCaagccgccgtcgccgcgttGGGGAAGCGCAAACAGGACCAGCGCGACTAA
- the VMA1 gene encoding uncharacterized protein (ATPsynthase alpha/beta subunit N-term extension), with the protein MAGAMDRAKKELPKVRDEYREGMFGTVFSVSGPVVIGENMRGCAMYELVRVGHDELVGEVIRIEADRATIQVYEETSGVTVGDPVLRTGKPLSVELGPGLMTNIYDGIQRPLKKIQEKSQSIYIPRGINTQALDRQIKWDFTPAKYGVGDHLSGGDIFGSVYENSLVDNHKIMLPPRAMGTITRIAEKGSYTVEDVVLETEFQGKTTQHTMMQLWPVRAPRPVAEKQTATYPLFTGQRVLDALFPSVQGGTTAIPGAFGCGKTVISQALSKFSNSDIIIYVGCGERGNEMAEVLADFPELTLERDGREEPIMKRTALVANTSNMPVAAREASIYTGITLSEYFRDQGTNVSMMADSSSRWAEALREISGRLAEMPADSGYPAYLGAKLAGFYERAGNVTCLGSPDRSGTVSIVGAVSPPGGDFSDPVTSATLGIVQVFWGLSKALAQRKHFPSVDWNVSYSKYLNVLDPHYEKHNPGFVEMRTKAKEILQKDKDLAEIVQLVGKSALGENDKITLEVARMLKDDFLQQNGISEYDRFCPFYKTAGMLKNFMAFNDAAQKAVEGGELTFSKIRDSAADVMHKLSQQKFESPNTQTEQDITAKFDQLNNEIQETFRRMQE; encoded by the exons ATG gccGGCGCTATGGACCGGGCGAAGAAGGAGCTCCCGAAGGTGCGGGACGAGTACCGCGAGGGCATGTTTGGCACTGTCTTCTC CGTCTCCGGCcccgtcgtcatcggcgAGAACATGCGTGGATGTGCCATGTACGAGCTTGTGCGCGTTGGTcacgacgagctggtcggTG AGGTCATTCGTATCGAGGCGGATCGCGCAACAATCCAGGTCTATGAGGAGACTTCTGGTGTGACGGTCGGTGACCCCGTCCTGCGTACCGGCAAGCCGCTCtcggtcgagctcggccccGGTCTTATGACCAACATCTACGA CGGTATCCAGCGGCCCCTCAAGAAGATTCAGGAGAAGTCGCAGTCGATCTACATCCCCCGTGGCATCAACAcccaggcgctcgacagGCAGATCAAGTGGGACTTTACCCCAGCCAAGTATGGCGTCGGAGACCACCTCTCGGGCGGTGACATCTTCGGCTCGGTGTACGAGAACTCGCTTGTGGACAACCACAAGATCATGCTTCCTCCCCGCGCCATGGGTACGATCACCCGCATTGCCGAGAAGGGCAGCTACactgtcgaggacgtcgtcctcgagacCGAGTTCCAGGGCAAGACGACGCAGCACACGATGATGCAGCTCTGGCCCGTTCGTGCGCCCCGTcccgtcgccgagaagcAGACGGCCACCTACCCCCTCTTCACTGGCCAgcgcgtccttgacgcCCTCTTCCCGTCGGTCCAGGGCGGAACCACTGCCATCCCCGGCGCATTCGGCTGTGGCAAGACTGTCATTTCGCAGGCCCTCTCCAAGTTCTCCAACTCGGACATTATCATCTACGTCGGATG TGGCGAGCGTGGTAACGAGATGGCTGAGGTTTTGGCCGACTTCCCCGAGCTcacgctcgagcgcgacggccgTGAGGAGCCCATTATGAAGCGTACTGCGCTTGTGGCCAACACGTCGAACATGCCTGTCGCCGCGCGTGAGGCGTCCATCTACACTGGTATCACTCTGTCCGAGTACTTCCGTGACCAGGGCACCAACGTCTCCATGATGgccgactcgtcgtcgcgctggGCCGAGGCTCTGCGTGAGATTTCCGGCCGTCTCGCAGAGATGCCTGCCGACTCGGGTTACCCTGCCTACCTCGGTGCCAAGCTTGCCGGCTTCTACGAGCGTGCAGGCAACGTTACGTGTCTGGGCTCGCCTGACCGTTCGGGTACCGTGTCCATCGTCGGTGccgtctcgccgcccgGTGGTGACTTCTCGGACCCGGTCACGTCGGCCACTCTGGGTATTGTGCAGGTCTTCTGGGGTCTCTCGAAGGCGCTTGCGCAGCGCAAGCACTTCCCGTCGGTTGACTGGAACGTCTCGTACTCCAAGTACCTGAACGTCCTCGACCCCCACTATGAGAAGCACAACCCTGGCTTTGTCGAGATGCGcaccaaggccaaggagattCTGcagaaggacaaggaccTGGCGGAGATTGTGCAACTTGTCGGCAAGTCTGCTCTGGGAGAGAACGACAAGATCACGCTCGAGGTTGCCCGcatgctcaaggacgactTCCTCCAGCAGAACGGTATCTCCGAGTACGACCGCTTCTGCCCGTTCTACAAGACGGCGGGCATGCTCAAGAACTTTATGGCGTTCAACGACGCCGCGCAGAAGGCGGTCGAGGGTGGCGAGCTGACGTTCTCCAAGATCCGCGATTCGGCGGCCGACGTCATGCACAAGCTGTCGCAGCAGAAGTTTGAGTCGCCCAACACGCAGACCGAGCAGGACATTACGGCCAAGTTTGACCAGCTCAACAACGAGATCCAGGAAACGTTCAGGCGTATGCAGGAGTAG
- the MOB1 gene encoding uncharacterized protein (Mob1/phocein family), whose product MSTLFSLKSNQSRTFKPKKAAEGTKQWQLKQYAQQTLGSGNLRTAVQLPEGEDPQEWIAVHVVDFFNHVNMLYGTISEFCTPEQCSIMNAGPKFEFYWEDGETYKKPTPLSAPAYVEALMTWAQNIIDDEKLFPQKIGVKFPPTFMQTAKTILRRLFRVYAHIYHSHFDQICALGIEAHLNTNYRHFLLFVDEFSLLSDRDLQPLDEFNKTILEETKK is encoded by the exons ATGTCCACACTCTTCAGCCT caagTCGAACCAGTCCAGGA cattcaagcccaagaaggcggccgaggggACCAAGCAGTGGCAGCTCAAGCAGTATGCTCAGCAGACTCTT GGATCTGGTAACCTCCGTACTGCGGTGCAGTTgcccgagggcgaggaccCGCAGGAGTGGATCGCTGTTCACG tcGTCGACTTCTTCAACCACGTCAACATGCTCTACGGCACCATCTCCGAGTTCTGCACCCCCGAGCAGTGCAGCATCATGAACGCCGGCCCCAAGTTCGAGTTTTACTGGGAAGACGGGGAGACTTACAAGAAGCCCACGCCTCTCAGCGCACCAGCCTACGTCGAGGCACTTATGACGTGGGCGCAGAACATtatcgacgacgagaaaCTGTTCCCGCAGAAGATTGGCGTCAAGTTCCCCCCGACGTTTATGCAGACGGCCAAGACAATCCTGCGTCGCCTGTTCCGCGTGTATGCGCACATCTACCACTCGCACTTTGACCAGATTTGTGCACTGGGCATTGAGG cccacCTCAACACCAACTACCGCCACTTCCTCTTGTTCGTTGACGAGTTCTCGCTCCTCAGTGACCGCGACTTGCAGccgctcgacgagttcAACAAGACTATCCTCGAGGAGACCAAGAAGTAA
- a CDS encoding uncharacterized protein (Bucentaur or craniofacial development), with protein MSTLATADLGPSDDEDDTDFVLAPPKPKVKGKRLRGLSGSDTSDSEEEGEDDANPKAEALDAEAKARSARAAAAFAEMKAEAWAPRKVETKEEEMVKVQRPRRFAGETIYETVMLRKSDPEVAKLLALQREREATESGSSASASPAPGPRRRKRPRQSLEALAAALDGGKKMTTLEKSQMDWTSHLSKSKGLSDELAANRKSGGYLEKQAFLDRVGERREAGQEAAQSSRRR; from the exons ATGAGTacgctcgccaccgccgacctcggcccctcggacgatgaggacgacacTGACTTTGTCCTCGCCCCTCCCAAACCCAAGGTGAAGGGCAAGCGGCTGCGTGGCTTGTCTGGCTCCGACACGAGCGATtcagaagaagaaggcgaaGACGACGCCAACCCCAAGGCAGAAGCGCTCGATGCTGAAGCCAAAGCACGgagtgcgcgcgcagcagcggcgTTCGCGGAAATGAAGGCCGAAGCTtgggcgccgaggaaggttgagaCGAaagaagaggagatggTCAAAGTCCAGCGTCCCCGCCGTTTTGCCGGCGAGACGATCTA CGAAACGGTCATGTTGCGCAAGAGTGATCCCGAGGTGGCCAAGTTGCTAGCCCTGCAACGCGAGCGTGAAGCCACTGAGAGCGGGtcgtccgcgtcggcgagtcCCGCGCCTGGGCCACGGCGGCGTAAGCGTCCACGACAGAGCCTTGAGGCGCTTGCGGCCGCGTTGGATGGCGGAAAGAAGATGACGACCCTCGAAAAG TCGCAGATGGACTGGACGAGCCACCTGTCCAAGTCGAAGGGCTTGTCGGACGAGCTTGCAGCCAACCGCAAGTCGGGCGGATACCTTGAGAAGCAGGcgttcctcgaccgcgtgggcgagcggcgcgaggcTGGGCAGGAGGCGGCTCAGAGTTCCCGACGGCGGTAG
- the POP1 gene encoding uncharacterized protein (ribonuclease MRP activity), whose amino-acid sequence MSSVTRVVRRRSSSIVQAVKNPNATIFTPIVLALMAGLQRLDLSRDPRKTIARVRAYKPTVGSVAQLVLMASTWLYCLWMMVAPWWVKLAIPSLWTTAVLLPITSQFFWPATPVLSWVILFFSARYIPPEARPAIHVALLPALESVLYGANISDLQTRFTHPLLDVIAWLPYGVIHFAFPVVVAILLWLFGPKGSVQYWGKAFGFMNMFGVWTQIVLPCAAPWYEIIHGLTPANYAMPGSPGGLLRIDRVFNSQGYTNTFGNAPLVFGAFPSLHSGCAVMEALFMSHFFPFLKPVYWGYTGILWWATMYLSHHYLIDLAGGACLSVLTFYLFMPAEFKDSDQIMWPSAANANASEYELVTANGHAHDDVDFDEEIRRLEEGEGEGEGEGEDEDEEAQVEGKDKRNARNVTWGETRVLGE is encoded by the exons ATGTCCTCTGTTACGCGGGTAGTGCGacggcgctcgtcgtcaatcGTGCAGGCAGTCAAGAACCCAAATGCGACAATCTTCACGCCCATCGTCCTGGCCCTCATGGCCGGGTTACAGCGCCTTGACCTCTCGCGAGACCCACGCAAAACGATCGCCCGGGTGCGCGCATACAAGCCCACCGTGGGGAGCGTTGCGCAGCTAGTCTTGATGGCCAGCACGTGGCTGTACTGCCTGTGGATGATGGTTGCGCCATGGTGGGTCAAGCTCGCCATCCCCTCCTTGTGGACGACCGCGGTTCTGCTCCCCATCACGAGCCAGTTCTTTTGGCCTGCCACGCCCGTCCTGTCGTGGGtcatcctcttcttctcggcccGGTACATCCCTCCAGAAGCGCGGCCGGCCATCCATGTCGCCCTCCTGCCAGCACTAGAGAGTGTGCTGTACGGTGCCAACATCTCCGACCTCCAGACCCGCTTCACCCACCCCTTGTTGGACGTCATTGCCTGGCTGCCCTACGGCGTCATCCACTTTGCGTTCCCTGTGGTGGTTGCCATTCTGCTCTGGCTCTTCGGGCCCAAGGGCTCGGTTCAGTACTGGGGCAAGGCGTTCGGCTTCATGAACATGTTCGGCGTGTGGACTCAAATCGTGCTCCCGTGTGCTGCCCCCT ggTACGAGATCATCCACGGCCTCACTCCAGCCAACTACGCCATGCCCGGCTCTCCCGGTGGCTTGCTGCGCATTGACCGCGTCTTCAACAGCCAGGGCTACACGAACACGTTCGGCAACGCGCCGCTCGTCTTCGGAGCCTTCCCATCGTTGCATTCCGGCTGTGCAGTCATGGAAGCGCTCTTCATGAGCCacttcttccccttcctcaaGCCCGTGTACTGGGGCTACACCGGCATCCTCTGGTGGGCGACCATGTACCTGAGCCACCACTATCTGATCGACctggctggcggcgcgtgccTCTCCGTGCTCACGTTCTACCTCTTCATGCCGGCCGAGTTCAAGGACAGCGACCAGATCATGTGGCCCAGTGCTGCCAACGCGAATGCGAGCGAGTACGAGCTCGTGACGGCCAACGGACATGCCCACGACGAtgtcgactttgacgaggagatccgccgcctcgaggagggtgagggtgagggtgagggtgagggtgaggatgaggacgaggaggcgcaggtcgagggcaaggatAAGAGGAACGCGCGTAATGTCACATGGGGAGAGAcgcgcgtgctcggcgagtAG